Proteins encoded together in one Chitinophaga sp. LS1 window:
- a CDS encoding SCO family protein, whose protein sequence is MSKKNVFLITFFVLLAIAFMGYSGYVIRGEQGDFFGREKLPVLGTNGHIVGGFSFTNQEGRTITAKDVEGKIYVAEYFFTTCTGICPKMNKNMEKVYAKYKNEPKFRILSHTVDPENDSVPVLKKYAEEHGADPSNWWFLTGSKKELYKLARQGYLVDDGTYAGDEDFVHTQWFALVDGDGRIRGLYEGTKANDVDKMIVDIDRLLKE, encoded by the coding sequence ATGTCTAAGAAGAACGTCTTTTTAATCACCTTTTTCGTGCTATTGGCCATAGCCTTCATGGGATACTCCGGCTACGTGATCAGAGGAGAACAGGGTGATTTCTTCGGCAGAGAAAAACTGCCAGTGCTGGGAACAAACGGCCATATTGTAGGGGGCTTTTCATTTACCAATCAGGAGGGCCGTACCATCACAGCCAAAGATGTGGAAGGCAAAATATACGTAGCAGAATACTTTTTCACCACCTGTACCGGCATCTGCCCAAAGATGAACAAGAACATGGAGAAAGTATATGCTAAATATAAAAACGAACCTAAGTTCAGAATCCTCTCCCACACCGTAGATCCTGAGAATGATAGTGTCCCTGTATTAAAGAAATATGCTGAAGAACACGGCGCCGACCCATCCAACTGGTGGTTCCTGACCGGTTCTAAAAAAGAATTATACAAACTTGCGAGACAAGGTTATCTTGTAGATGACGGCACCTATGCCGGAGACGAGGACTTTGTGCATACTCAATGGTTCGCTCTCGTAGATGGCGATGGTCGCATAAGGGGATTATACGAAGGCACTAAAGCCAATGATGTAGACAAGATGATCGTCGATATCGACAGGCTGCTAAAGGAATAA
- a CDS encoding aspartate-semialdehyde dehydrogenase — translation MKVAVVGATGLVGSKMLQVLTERNFPVTELIPVASEKSVGKEVTFKGKQYKVVSADTAIAMKPAVALFSAGGSTSTEWAPKFAEAGITVIDNSSAWRMDPTKKLVVPEINGKTLTPEDKIIANPNCSTIQMVLALNPLHEKYKINRVVVSTYQSVTGTGVKAVEQLMNERKGVEGPKAYAHQIDLNVIPQIDVFLENGYTKEEMKMVKETVKIMGDSNIRVTATTVRIPVMGGHSESVNVAFDNEYELSEVRSILEHTPGIIVVDDPANAKYPMPKDAHERDEVFVGRLRRDETQEKTLNMWIVADNLRKGAATNAVQIAEFLHAQKWI, via the coding sequence ATGAAAGTTGCCGTAGTAGGAGCTACCGGACTGGTAGGCTCAAAAATGTTACAAGTGTTGACGGAAAGAAATTTCCCAGTTACAGAACTCATACCAGTAGCCTCTGAGAAGTCAGTAGGTAAGGAAGTAACATTTAAGGGCAAGCAGTATAAGGTAGTCAGCGCAGATACGGCAATTGCCATGAAGCCAGCAGTAGCCCTGTTTTCTGCAGGTGGTAGCACATCTACAGAGTGGGCACCTAAATTTGCTGAAGCAGGTATTACTGTTATTGACAACTCCTCTGCATGGAGAATGGATCCTACCAAGAAACTGGTAGTACCAGAGATCAATGGTAAAACACTGACTCCTGAAGATAAGATCATTGCCAATCCAAACTGTTCTACCATCCAGATGGTACTGGCATTAAATCCACTGCATGAGAAATATAAGATCAATCGTGTAGTAGTATCTACTTATCAGTCAGTAACCGGTACTGGTGTAAAAGCAGTAGAACAGTTAATGAATGAACGTAAAGGTGTAGAAGGACCTAAAGCTTACGCTCACCAGATAGATCTGAATGTGATTCCTCAAATCGATGTATTCCTCGAAAACGGATATACGAAAGAAGAGATGAAGATGGTGAAGGAGACTGTAAAGATCATGGGGGATAGTAACATTCGTGTCACTGCTACAACTGTTCGTATCCCTGTAATGGGTGGACACAGTGAATCTGTGAACGTTGCATTCGATAATGAGTATGAATTGAGTGAAGTACGCAGCATTTTAGAGCACACTCCGGGTATAATAGTAGTAGATGATCCTGCAAATGCAAAATATCCGATGCCAAAAGATGCACATGAGAGAGATGAAGTGTTTGTAGGTCGTTTGCGTCGTGATGAGACCCAGGAGAAGACTTTAAACATGTGGATTGTCGCAGATAATCTGCGTAAAGGTGCAGCTACCAACGCAGTGCAAATAGCAGAATTTTTACATGCACAGAAATGGATCTAA
- a CDS encoding Fur family transcriptional regulator, giving the protein MDITHKTHITELLRSSKLSITDTRLKILELFMESNGALEHSSFEKLAGQSFDRVTVYRTLQTFLDKGLIHTIPTTDTSIRYALCKSDCSEHDHHDHHIHFRCENCGTTICLDETEIPVIQLPKGYAAHNVDVVVSGVCKECK; this is encoded by the coding sequence ATGGACATCACGCACAAAACACATATCACAGAACTGCTGAGATCGAGCAAACTCAGCATCACAGATACGCGGTTAAAGATCCTGGAGCTGTTCATGGAGAGTAATGGCGCACTGGAACATAGTAGTTTTGAAAAACTGGCCGGTCAGTCTTTTGACCGTGTGACCGTGTATCGCACTTTGCAAACTTTTCTTGATAAGGGATTGATCCATACCATTCCCACTACCGATACCAGTATCAGGTATGCCCTGTGCAAATCTGATTGTTCAGAACATGATCATCACGATCACCATATTCATTTCAGATGTGAGAATTGTGGGACTACGATTTGCCTGGATGAAACGGAGATACCTGTGATACAGCTACCGAAAGGATATGCTGCGCATAATGTAGATGTGGTGGTAAGTGGGGTATGTAAGGAATGTAAATAG
- a CDS encoding M3 family oligoendopeptidase, with product MKTLDANIDKQPRTLLSEDFKVTTWEVLKPYYDELLERPVDSVATLEKWLKDISELDAVISEDVAWRQIRMTCDTTDKSLEEAFAYFCMEIQPQLQPYTDALNKKLLASEYLDQLDQELYATYLRSVKKQVKLFREENVPLLAELSVQSQQYGPIVGKMTINVNDQEYTLQQAARFLESSDRTLREEVYRKTSARRLQDKDQLDQLYTTLVQKRDQVAKNAGFANYRDYKFEDLGRFDYTKEDCFQFHAAVKEHILPLVKNFQEKQRQKLGLDVLKPWDSEAEPAGVKPLEPFHTGEELINKAIETFDELGPFFGNCLRVMQKMGRLDLESRKGKAPGGYNCPLAETGVPFIFMNAAGQMKDLTTMVHEGGHAVHSFLSHNLKMSFFKEYPMEIAEVASMSMELFTMDHWNIFFSNPDELRRAKLQQLERAIVIFPWIATIDKFQHWVYEHPQHTVEERTAAWVSILEEFSTHTVDFTGLEESRAASWQRQLHLFEVPFYYIEYGIAQLGAIAMWKQYKENKQQALDNYVKALSLGSTRTLPELYKAAGIKFDFSPAYVKELADFVQSEIEKI from the coding sequence ATGAAGACATTAGACGCAAATATTGATAAACAGCCACGTACACTCCTGTCTGAAGACTTTAAGGTGACTACGTGGGAAGTATTGAAGCCATATTATGATGAATTGTTAGAAAGACCGGTAGATAGTGTGGCAACGCTGGAAAAATGGCTGAAAGACATCAGCGAACTGGATGCAGTGATCAGCGAAGACGTCGCCTGGCGTCAGATCCGCATGACCTGCGACACTACAGATAAATCCCTGGAAGAGGCTTTCGCCTACTTCTGCATGGAAATACAACCTCAGTTACAACCTTATACGGATGCCCTGAACAAAAAACTGCTGGCAAGCGAATACCTGGACCAACTGGATCAGGAACTCTATGCCACCTACCTGCGCTCCGTAAAGAAACAGGTAAAACTGTTCCGGGAGGAAAACGTACCCCTGCTGGCAGAACTGAGCGTACAATCTCAGCAATATGGTCCGATTGTAGGCAAAATGACTATCAATGTAAATGACCAGGAGTATACCCTGCAGCAGGCAGCCCGCTTTCTGGAAAGCAGCGACCGCACCCTCAGGGAAGAGGTATACCGTAAAACTTCTGCCCGTCGCCTCCAGGACAAGGATCAGCTGGATCAGCTGTATACCACCCTGGTACAAAAGCGCGACCAGGTAGCAAAGAATGCCGGTTTTGCAAACTACCGGGATTATAAGTTCGAAGACCTGGGCAGATTCGATTATACCAAGGAAGATTGTTTCCAGTTCCACGCAGCTGTAAAGGAGCACATCCTGCCACTGGTAAAGAACTTCCAGGAAAAACAACGCCAGAAACTGGGTCTTGATGTGCTGAAACCATGGGATAGTGAGGCTGAACCAGCAGGTGTGAAACCACTGGAACCTTTCCACACCGGCGAAGAACTGATCAATAAAGCCATTGAAACCTTCGATGAACTGGGCCCTTTCTTTGGCAACTGTTTGCGTGTGATGCAGAAAATGGGCCGTCTGGACCTGGAAAGTCGCAAAGGAAAAGCACCAGGCGGATATAACTGTCCGCTGGCTGAAACCGGTGTGCCTTTCATCTTTATGAATGCAGCCGGACAAATGAAGGACCTGACAACCATGGTACACGAAGGTGGCCATGCGGTACATTCCTTCCTGAGCCATAACCTGAAAATGAGCTTCTTCAAGGAATATCCAATGGAAATTGCCGAGGTAGCCAGCATGAGTATGGAACTGTTTACGATGGACCACTGGAATATCTTCTTCAGTAATCCCGATGAACTGCGCCGTGCAAAACTGCAACAGCTGGAAAGGGCAATTGTGATTTTCCCATGGATTGCCACCATCGATAAGTTCCAGCACTGGGTGTATGAGCATCCGCAGCACACTGTGGAAGAGCGAACAGCTGCCTGGGTGTCTATACTGGAAGAGTTCTCAACCCATACTGTAGATTTCACCGGACTGGAAGAATCCAGGGCAGCTAGCTGGCAGCGTCAGTTACACCTGTTTGAAGTGCCATTCTATTATATTGAGTATGGTATTGCGCAGCTGGGTGCGATTGCGATGTGGAAACAATACAAAGAAAACAAACAACAGGCACTTGATAACTATGTGAAGGCGTTGAGCCTGGGTAGTACCCGGACATTGCCGGAGTTGTATAAAGCAGCGGGGATAAAGTTCGACTTCTCTCCTGCTTATGTGAAGGAACTGGCAGATTTTGTACAGTCCGAGATCGAAAAGATTTAG
- a CDS encoding DUF5606 domain-containing protein, translating to MQYREIVAVTGLGGLFQLIASKQDGAIVRSLEDKSTRFVSSRIHNFTPLESIEVFTTGENVNLAEVFKAMQEQDGKTALVDAKADNNAIKAYFKSVFPEFDEERVYVSDMKKMVKWYTILKSNDLLRFDEQAEEAVAEEVAAETVAVEDEAAKPAKKAAKPKKAAAKDDAPAAEGEEAPAAKPKKATKAKKEETPAAEGEEAPKKKAAPKKKKTEE from the coding sequence ATGCAGTATAGAGAAATAGTTGCAGTAACCGGTTTGGGCGGTTTATTTCAGTTGATCGCCAGCAAACAGGATGGTGCCATTGTAAGATCTCTGGAAGACAAGAGTACGCGTTTTGTGAGTTCGCGCATCCATAATTTTACCCCCCTGGAAAGCATTGAAGTATTTACCACAGGCGAAAACGTAAACCTGGCGGAAGTATTCAAGGCTATGCAGGAGCAAGATGGTAAAACTGCCCTGGTGGATGCTAAGGCTGACAATAATGCGATCAAAGCTTACTTCAAAAGCGTATTCCCTGAATTCGATGAAGAAAGGGTGTATGTGAGTGATATGAAGAAGATGGTAAAATGGTATACCATCCTCAAAAGCAATGACCTGCTGAGATTCGACGAGCAGGCAGAGGAAGCAGTTGCTGAAGAAGTAGCTGCCGAAACTGTAGCAGTTGAAGACGAAGCAGCAAAACCTGCTAAAAAGGCAGCTAAGCCTAAAAAAGCTGCAGCTAAGGACGATGCGCCTGCTGCTGAAGGTGAAGAAGCACCAGCTGCTAAACCTAAAAAAGCAACTAAGGCTAAGAAGGAAGAAACTCCTGCTGCTGAAGGCGAAGAAGCACCTAAAAAGAAGGCTGCTCCTAAGAAGAAGAAGACCGAGGAATAG
- a CDS encoding c-type cytochrome: MYRRVSIRMRKHFVSVLVLCVGLIASFSVKAADPSKGKALFKDNCASCHNVQKKLTGPALAGVEGRWSDKKLLHQWIHNSASVLASGDQYANALYKEYNIAMPAFPSFSDADIDDILAFIAQEEAKGGTTDKITNPTGNPGTNPEEGSANNSLLFGIITLILAVVALILLQINSNLNKLAADKEGVAVAEPVPFYKNKAYIALVILLLFMVGGYFTINGAIGLGRQKDYMPEQPIFFSHKVHPGMNQINCLYCHAGAEKSKHAMIPSENICMNCHKVISEYSGGDLFNAEGKKINGTAEIAKLYDYVGWDATAKAYTKPGKPIPWTKIHNLPDHVYFNHSQHVVAGKQQCQTCHGPITEEDEVHQFADLSMGWCINCHRTTKVQFADNKYYSIFEKFHQDVKDGKIDSVTVEMVGGTECQKCHY; the protein is encoded by the coding sequence GTGTATCGTCGTGTTTCCATCCGTATGCGTAAGCATTTTGTGAGTGTTCTTGTCCTATGCGTTGGTCTGATTGCTTCCTTCTCTGTAAAGGCGGCCGATCCTTCCAAAGGGAAAGCATTGTTTAAGGATAACTGCGCATCTTGCCACAATGTCCAAAAGAAACTAACTGGTCCTGCCCTGGCGGGTGTTGAAGGCCGTTGGAGTGATAAGAAGTTATTACACCAGTGGATCCATAATTCAGCATCTGTACTGGCTTCTGGAGACCAATATGCAAATGCTCTGTACAAAGAGTACAATATTGCGATGCCTGCTTTCCCTTCTTTCTCTGACGCCGATATCGATGATATCCTGGCGTTCATTGCGCAGGAAGAAGCTAAAGGTGGTACTACTGATAAAATTACCAATCCAACTGGCAATCCAGGTACTAACCCTGAAGAAGGAAGCGCTAACAACAGCCTCCTTTTTGGTATTATTACCCTGATCCTCGCAGTAGTTGCATTAATTCTCCTCCAGATCAACAGCAACCTGAACAAACTTGCTGCTGACAAAGAAGGCGTAGCCGTTGCAGAACCTGTTCCATTCTACAAAAACAAAGCATACATCGCGCTGGTGATCCTGCTCCTGTTCATGGTTGGTGGTTATTTCACTATCAATGGTGCAATCGGTCTGGGTCGTCAAAAAGATTACATGCCTGAGCAGCCAATCTTCTTCTCTCACAAAGTTCACCCGGGTATGAACCAGATCAACTGTCTTTACTGCCACGCTGGTGCTGAGAAGAGTAAGCATGCAATGATCCCTTCTGAAAACATTTGTATGAACTGTCACAAAGTGATCAGCGAATACAGTGGTGGTGATCTCTTCAATGCCGAAGGCAAGAAGATCAATGGTACAGCAGAAATCGCCAAACTGTACGACTACGTAGGTTGGGATGCTACAGCGAAAGCGTACACTAAACCAGGCAAACCTATTCCATGGACTAAGATCCACAACCTGCCTGACCACGTTTACTTCAACCACTCTCAACACGTAGTAGCTGGTAAGCAACAGTGTCAGACTTGTCATGGTCCGATCACCGAAGAAGATGAAGTTCATCAGTTCGCGGATCTGTCAATGGGTTGGTGTATCAACTGTCACCGTACTACCAAGGTGCAGTTTGCTGACAACAAATACTATAGCATTTTCGAGAAGTTCCACCAGGATGTGAAAGATGGCAAGATCGACAGCGTGACTGTTGAAATGGTTGGTGGTACTGAATGTCAGAAATGTCACTATTAA
- a CDS encoding TonB-dependent receptor, whose protein sequence is MFRFLTAVLILCSMASFAQTDSLQTTHLNEVIVTGVTRATTVRKNPVPISVITKKEMTTHLNTNLIDAITKSIPGVSAVTTGPNISKPFIRGLGYNRVLTLYDGVRQEGQQWGDEHGIEVDQYGIGRVEVVKGPASLTYGSDAIAGVINMIPDLPTGEDGRLKGNFISEYQTNNGMIGSSLGLSYHKNDWHYVFRLSGKLAHNYRNAADGYVYGTAFRELNGTAMARVDKKWGYSLLATTLYNNLQEIPDGSRDSLTRKFTMQVTEGVDDDIKNRPIVPDHLLKTYTINDLHQHIRHYRLYNRTKIGNFFSNIALQQSVRQEYNHPLTPKQPGLDLILNTLNYDFRYNLPTIQGIEMTAGVNGMYQTNRSQNATDFPIPDYNLFDIGGFYFLRKSFGPVDVSGGIRYDHRHIHWDDFRQFTAFVHSYNGISGSVGATYNLSERLLLKANIARGYRAPNITEIGSNGLDPGAHIVYLGNRSFNPEFNLQEDIGFLAYLGDLDISVELFNNNITNYIYQARLNDVVIVPGNATYQYQQSRARLYGGEFSLNLHPRAINWLKINTSLAYTVGLNQNAASIREHGDQAKYLPFIPPLHARSEWKAVFPNMYGKIEVDGYARQNHFYGVDNTETATDGYVLLNMGAGGTIAKKFDLFFQVDNVLNTVYQANMNRLKYFEYFAASPNGRSGIYNIGRNCSIKVSVQF, encoded by the coding sequence ATGTTTAGATTTCTAACTGCAGTGCTCATACTCTGTAGCATGGCTTCTTTTGCCCAAACGGATTCGCTCCAGACCACTCACCTCAATGAGGTGATTGTAACCGGTGTGACCCGTGCCACCACGGTCAGGAAGAACCCCGTCCCGATCTCCGTCATTACCAAAAAAGAGATGACCACTCATTTAAATACCAATCTCATCGATGCAATTACGAAATCCATTCCCGGGGTATCCGCAGTGACCACCGGTCCCAATATTTCCAAACCGTTTATCAGGGGACTCGGCTATAACAGGGTATTGACCTTGTACGATGGGGTTCGCCAGGAAGGTCAGCAATGGGGAGATGAGCATGGTATCGAAGTAGATCAATATGGTATAGGTAGAGTTGAAGTCGTAAAAGGCCCGGCAAGTCTTACTTACGGCTCCGATGCCATCGCGGGCGTGATAAACATGATCCCCGACCTCCCAACCGGGGAAGACGGTAGACTCAAAGGCAACTTCATTTCAGAATACCAGACGAACAATGGTATGATCGGTTCTTCCCTCGGCCTCTCCTATCATAAAAACGACTGGCACTATGTTTTTCGTCTCAGCGGTAAGTTGGCGCATAATTACCGCAACGCCGCCGATGGCTATGTATACGGCACGGCCTTCCGCGAATTGAATGGCACAGCTATGGCCAGGGTAGATAAAAAATGGGGCTATTCGCTGCTCGCCACTACCCTATATAATAATCTACAGGAAATCCCTGACGGTAGCCGCGACTCCCTCACCCGCAAATTCACCATGCAGGTGACCGAAGGGGTTGACGATGATATCAAAAACCGTCCGATAGTTCCGGATCATTTACTAAAAACCTACACCATCAACGATTTGCATCAGCACATTCGTCATTACAGACTATACAATCGTACCAAAATCGGCAATTTCTTTTCTAATATCGCCTTGCAACAAAGCGTTCGGCAGGAATACAACCACCCCCTCACCCCCAAACAACCCGGTCTTGACCTGATATTAAATACCCTGAACTACGACTTTCGCTATAATCTCCCAACTATACAAGGTATAGAAATGACAGCCGGGGTCAATGGTATGTACCAGACTAACCGTAGCCAGAATGCCACCGACTTCCCTATCCCTGACTACAACCTCTTTGACATCGGGGGCTTTTATTTCCTTAGAAAATCTTTCGGACCTGTGGATGTATCCGGAGGTATAAGATATGATCATCGCCATATTCACTGGGATGATTTCCGCCAGTTTACCGCATTCGTGCATAGTTATAATGGTATCTCCGGCAGCGTGGGCGCTACCTATAATCTCAGCGAGCGGTTATTGCTAAAAGCGAATATCGCCAGGGGCTACCGTGCTCCCAACATTACCGAGATCGGCTCAAATGGCCTCGACCCGGGTGCACACATTGTGTATTTAGGCAATCGCAGTTTCAACCCGGAATTCAATTTACAGGAAGATATCGGCTTTCTCGCCTACCTGGGCGACCTGGATATCAGTGTGGAGTTGTTTAATAATAATATTACCAATTACATCTATCAGGCCCGTCTCAATGATGTGGTGATCGTACCTGGCAATGCGACCTACCAATACCAGCAATCAAGAGCAAGGCTCTATGGTGGAGAATTCAGCCTTAACCTTCACCCCCGTGCTATTAACTGGTTGAAAATTAACACTAGCCTCGCCTATACAGTTGGTTTAAACCAAAACGCAGCATCCATCAGGGAGCATGGTGATCAGGCAAAGTATCTTCCTTTTATTCCCCCGTTGCATGCGCGTTCAGAATGGAAAGCGGTATTCCCGAACATGTATGGTAAAATAGAAGTAGACGGCTACGCAAGACAAAACCACTTTTACGGCGTAGACAATACAGAGACGGCGACGGATGGGTATGTATTATTAAATATGGGGGCAGGCGGCACCATTGCAAAAAAGTTTGACCTGTTTTTCCAGGTAGATAATGTATTGAATACGGTTTACCAGGCCAATATGAACCGGTTAAAATATTTCGAGTATTTCGCGGCCTCGCCGAATGGGCGATCAGGTATATATAATATAGGTAGGAATTGCAGTATTAAAGTTTCAGTCCAATTTTAA
- the purN gene encoding phosphoribosylglycinamide formyltransferase, whose product MKNIAIFASGAGSNAQKIIDHFRGSDKAAVTLILCNKPGAGVFTIAENEHIPSILIDKERFFKSDDYIQTLKEANIDLIVLAGFLWKVPGNLVQAFPERIINIHPALLPKYGGKGMYGHFVHDAVISAKEPESGITIHFVNEKYDDGATILQERCTITPDDTPETLAKKVQVLEHKFYPLIVERLLTL is encoded by the coding sequence TTGAAAAATATAGCCATCTTCGCTTCCGGTGCAGGTAGTAACGCGCAAAAGATCATCGACCACTTCAGAGGCTCCGACAAAGCCGCCGTTACACTCATCCTGTGCAATAAACCAGGAGCCGGTGTTTTTACAATTGCAGAGAATGAACACATTCCTTCTATATTAATAGATAAAGAAAGATTTTTCAAAAGTGATGACTATATTCAGACATTAAAGGAAGCAAACATAGACCTGATCGTACTGGCTGGTTTCCTCTGGAAAGTACCTGGCAACCTGGTACAGGCATTTCCAGAGCGTATTATTAATATACATCCGGCATTGCTACCGAAATATGGGGGCAAAGGCATGTATGGTCACTTTGTGCACGACGCCGTGATCTCCGCAAAGGAACCTGAAAGTGGCATTACTATCCATTTTGTCAATGAAAAATATGATGATGGAGCTACTATCTTACAGGAACGTTGTACCATCACCCCGGACGATACCCCGGAGACCCTCGCAAAGAAGGTACAGGTGCTGGAACACAAGTTTTATCCACTAATTGTGGAACGATTATTGACTTTATAA
- a CDS encoding lamin tail domain-containing protein, translating into MKDATRWRGTDSAWIIQNGQLKSSFEQINSNFYISTVSSLPADNSWQWWMQLNFNTSSLNYVDAYLCADKRDLMDSLISGYFVRVGNTKDEVCLYRKDPHKTPVLLIDGRDGITDHTTNILNVRVTCSEQYKWTLQVNDVVEGTATDSTYRAITVMGFVVRQSIASFAGKHIFDNVIVGNAPADTENIHVVINEILYDGDVEFVELYNNGTQPVSLSQLSIIREKTSGGLTDPVTFSSGTLAPGSYAAFTSDPDALCRQYHCTYPDHIYKMSLPALTNEKGAIFILDSKGDTIDVLHYSDAMHFPLAKNTKGVSLERLDVNAPTQQISNWHSASSTVGYATPGIANSQQLNAVDLTRKLTLSPEVFSPDNDGMDDVALISYALTGPGSVADIFIYNATGRLVKTICNNFLLPPKGFFTWDGTDDLHNIAPTGIYVVFASLLDPEGDVQRWKLPLVLAKRKNA; encoded by the coding sequence ATGAAAGATGCAACGCGATGGCGTGGCACCGACTCCGCATGGATAATTCAAAATGGACAACTAAAAAGTAGCTTCGAACAGATTAATAGTAATTTCTATATATCTACTGTTTCTTCACTACCTGCAGACAATAGCTGGCAATGGTGGATGCAACTCAACTTCAATACTTCATCTTTAAACTATGTAGATGCATACTTATGTGCAGATAAACGTGACCTGATGGATTCCTTGATCAGTGGGTATTTCGTAAGGGTAGGTAACACGAAAGATGAAGTCTGTTTATACCGGAAAGATCCGCATAAAACACCTGTATTACTCATAGATGGCAGAGATGGCATCACTGACCATACAACTAATATTTTAAATGTACGGGTGACATGTAGTGAACAATATAAATGGACACTACAGGTAAATGATGTAGTAGAAGGAACTGCAACAGATAGTACTTATCGTGCTATTACTGTGATGGGATTTGTAGTGCGGCAATCCATTGCTTCATTTGCAGGCAAGCATATTTTTGATAATGTCATTGTTGGTAATGCTCCTGCAGATACTGAAAATATACATGTAGTGATCAATGAAATATTATACGATGGTGATGTTGAATTTGTAGAGTTGTATAATAATGGTACACAACCTGTGTCACTTTCACAATTATCTATTATAAGAGAGAAAACAAGTGGTGGGCTTACTGATCCTGTTACATTTTCTTCAGGCACATTAGCCCCGGGTAGTTATGCTGCATTTACGAGTGATCCCGATGCATTGTGCAGACAATATCATTGTACGTATCCTGATCATATTTATAAAATGTCGCTGCCTGCATTGACAAATGAAAAAGGAGCCATCTTTATATTGGATAGTAAAGGCGATACCATCGATGTATTACACTACTCAGATGCCATGCATTTTCCTTTAGCAAAAAATACAAAAGGTGTATCGTTAGAACGGCTCGATGTAAATGCACCCACACAACAAATTTCTAATTGGCATTCTGCATCCTCCACGGTGGGATATGCGACACCGGGAATTGCAAATTCCCAGCAGTTAAACGCAGTAGATTTGACCCGCAAGTTGACCCTGAGCCCTGAAGTGTTTTCACCAGATAATGATGGAATGGATGATGTGGCACTGATTAGTTATGCACTAACTGGTCCCGGATCAGTAGCCGATATTTTTATATATAATGCTACGGGCAGATTAGTCAAAACCATTTGCAACAATTTTTTACTCCCGCCAAAAGGATTTTTTACCTGGGATGGTACAGATGATCTACACAATATAGCCCCAACTGGCATATATGTCGTATTTGCTTCCCTCCTTGATCCTGAAGGAGATGTGCAACGCTGGAAGCTCCCGCTGGTATTGGCAAAGAGAAAAAATGCCTGA
- a CDS encoding DUF2461 domain-containing protein: MLQPTTLKFLKSLNKNNNKPWFDDHKEDYQQAKSDFDSVVQQILDGLCKQDPALIGLQVKDCTFRIYKDVRFSKDKTPYKTNMGAAFAPGGRKTPHPGYYFHLEPGGNSFAGGGLWMPEASVLKKVRQEIDYNFEEFQQIISNKDFIRYFGKIEGEALKTAPQGYQPDNPAIAYLKLKSFTVWHHISDDAALQPALVREILKIFAVMQPFVKFMDRALDLE; the protein is encoded by the coding sequence ATGTTACAGCCCACCACGTTGAAATTTTTGAAATCACTGAACAAGAATAACAATAAGCCATGGTTTGATGACCATAAAGAGGACTATCAACAGGCCAAATCCGACTTTGATAGTGTAGTACAGCAGATACTGGATGGCCTGTGCAAACAGGATCCTGCACTGATCGGACTACAGGTAAAGGACTGTACATTCCGTATATACAAAGATGTAAGGTTCTCAAAAGACAAGACACCTTACAAAACAAATATGGGCGCTGCATTTGCCCCCGGTGGTCGCAAAACACCCCATCCGGGCTATTATTTCCACCTGGAACCAGGTGGAAATAGCTTTGCAGGCGGTGGCCTCTGGATGCCTGAAGCATCCGTATTAAAGAAAGTAAGACAGGAAATAGACTACAACTTTGAGGAATTCCAGCAGATTATATCCAATAAGGATTTCATCCGCTACTTTGGTAAAATAGAGGGAGAAGCACTCAAAACTGCGCCGCAGGGGTACCAGCCGGACAATCCGGCCATAGCTTACCTGAAACTAAAAAGCTTCACAGTATGGCACCACATCTCGGACGATGCTGCCTTACAGCCTGCACTTGTTAGAGAAATTCTGAAAATCTTTGCTGTCATGCAGCCTTTTGTAAAATTCATGGATCGGGCACTGGACCTGGAATAA